In Musa acuminata AAA Group cultivar baxijiao chromosome BXJ3-9, Cavendish_Baxijiao_AAA, whole genome shotgun sequence, a single genomic region encodes these proteins:
- the LOC135649523 gene encoding uncharacterized protein LOC135649523 isoform X3: protein MASGESQKHLLSLIRNFASEKSQEELRVSDRKKRLLELQNDLNVANADLDGAKRSREMVEQELRGSQVQLSMIGASIHAQEARISLLQEEILKLRSDLDTLKSEVGFMRDEFVNSMCELNKKIRLSKRS, encoded by the exons ATGGCGTCCGGCGAATCCCAGAAACATCTCCTCTCGCTGATCCGCAATTTCGCCTCGGAGAAATCCCAAGAAG AGCTTAGGGTGTCCGATCGTAAGAAGCGGCTCCTCGAACTTCAGAACGATCTCAATGTTGCAAATGCCGACCTCGATGGGGCCAAGCGGTCCAGGGAGATGGTCGAGCAGGAGCTGAGGGGATCGCAGGTTCAGCTTTCTATGATTGGTGCATCAATCCATGCGCAAGAG GCGAGGATTTCTCTGCTGCAGGAGGAGATATTGAAGCTCCGTTCTGATCTGGATACACTCAAG AGTGAAGTGGGTTTCATGCG AGACGAATTTGTTAATAGTATGTGCGAGCTGAACAAGAAAATAAG
- the LOC135649120 gene encoding putative F-box protein At4g17565, whose protein sequence is MKTKQEGSTATEYLHNIKIIIDNLALIGHSLSDEEVTVHILNVLGDEYKELAAAIWARDSPVSFEELYDKLTDFEIYFKREDKFCVRHRNRLYITHQRWSSATFNNSSAIAIDISVLALVPRSHQRQQMKIRTQGAQAETTMDSPDWTSLPLDVLTKIGEKLPVPYRACFRATCKDWCSALLPVVIPSPWLLLVGKNSDTCNFLSLPTRRSFTYSLLPELRGVQYVGSQAGWLAVFNKYQDVSLINPLTAARICLPSFLTLPNFELVDGSCVLPHLNRISSCFVTKVIFSANPTTHNYIAVSLYGTPQIEIAYAKAGGDKWNLLQTTSTQNRSYEDIMYHNGKFYCITVEAEVFAFDLSGVSPTVTVVGESTSLGLTHFDYHIPCSRVRHIHSKYLACSSTGELFLILRRTVLSYESLGWKAIMVWRYNPQRQPCWEAVKNLGNKSLLIGINNAISISTENFRDARRDCVYFTEALIRTIVDGRPEFIPSIVVSDVRRGKWARANSQLQPLLLPPIWFTPSML, encoded by the exons atgaaaacaaaacaagagggaagtactgctACTGAATATCtgcacaacataaagattattattgataacttggccttgataggtcattccctcagtgatgaagaagttactgtccatatcctcaatgtcctaggagacgagtacaaggaactgGCAGCAGCAATATGGGCACGTGATTCACCAGTATCGttcgaagaactctacgacaagcTGACTGATTTTGAGATATATTTCAAGCGTGAGGACAAATT TTGTGTCCGTCATCGGAACCGTCTCTATATAACTCATCAACGTTGGTCCTCCGCCACCTTCAACAACTCCTCTGCCATTGCGATCGACATCTCTGTCCTTGCTTTGGTTCCTCGTAGCCACCAAAGGCAGCAGATGAAGATAAGAACACAAGGAGCACAGGCGGAGACCACCATGGACAGCCCTGACTGGACATCGCTCCCGCTGGATGTCCTCACGAAGATTGGCGAAAAGCTTCCCGTCCCTTACCGTGCCTGCTTTCGTGCCACATGCAAGGATTGGTGTTCCGCACTCCTACCCGTTGTCATACCGTCCCCGTGGCTCCTCTTAGTCGGCAAGAACAGCGATACCTGCAACTTCTTGTCTCTCCCCACCAGACGCTCCTTCACCTACTCCCTTCTCCCTGAGCTCCGCGGCGTGCAGTATGTGGGCTCTCAAGCTGGTTGGCTAGCAGTCTTCAATAAATACCAGGACGTCAGCCTCATAAATCCTCTAACAGCGGCTCGAATCTGCCTCCCCTCCTTCCTCACCCTACCCAATTTTGAGCTCGTCGACGGCAGCTGTGTCCTTCCTCATCTCAACCGAATCTCCAGTTGTTTTGTTACGAAAGTTATCTTCTCCGCAAATCCAACTACCCATAATTACATCGCGGtgagtctctatggcactccccaAATTGAAATCGCCTACGCAAAAGCAGGCGGAGACAAGTGGAATCTTCTTCAGACGACATCGACTCAGAATCGTTCATACGAGGATATCATGTACCACAATGGGAAATTCTACTGCATAACAGTTGAAGCCGAAGTTTTCGCTTTTGACCTCAGTGGAGTTTCTCCCACCGTGACGGTGGTCGGCGAGAGCACGTCACTCGGTTTGACACATTTCGACTATCACATTCCTTGCTCCCGTGTCAGACACATTCACAGCAAATACTTGGCGTGCTCGAGCACCGGGGAGCTGTTCCTGATTTTGAGGCGCACAGTTCTCTCATATGAATCGCTGGGATGGAAGGCTATCATGGTTTGGAGGTACAATCCTCAGCGTCAGCCATGTTGGGAAGCTGTGAAGAACTTGGGGAATAAGTCCTTGTTGATCGGTATCAACAACGCTATATCGATTTCTACCGAGAATTTTCGAGATGCACGACGAGATTGCGTCTACTTTACGGAGGCGCTGATCAGAACCATAGTCGATGGCCGGCCCGAATTCATTCCTAGCATTGTAGTGTCTGATGTGCGACGGGGAAAGTGGGCGCGGGCAAACTCTCAGTTACAACCACTCTTGCTGCCACCCATCTGGTTCACTCCCTCCATGCTGTGA